CAACATCAAACCACACAATGTGAAGAGCTACTTGTGGGTTTTTGTCAATGCTCTCATTGATAACCCTGCTTTCGATTCTCAAACAAAAGAAACTCTGACACTTCGCCAGAGTAATTTTGGGTCTAAATGTGAACTTCCTGAAGAATTTCTGAAGAAAGGTCATTATTTGATTTTGTAAAAGATAAAAATTATAGATAACTATAAATTGATACTAATATTTCTATGATAATTGTACTGCAGTATCAAAGTCTGATATTGTGGAGAATCTACTTTCCTGGGCAAAATTCAAACTGGACAAAGATCTTAAGAAATCTGATGGGTCAAAAAGAGGAAGAGTGATTATTCCAAAGCTTGAGGATGCTAATGAGGCTGGAAGCAAGAACTCTCATAAATGTACATTGATCTTAACAGAAGGAGATTCAGCAAAAACACTTGCGGTGAGTTGTAATCTAAAATGTAGTCCATTGGATCAGCAATAAACTTGATTACTTAATGCCTAGGTGTGTACAGATATCTGGTTTAGGTGCTCTGCCTCAAGATATTCGTGATCTCTATGGTGTGTTCCCTCTGAGAGGTAAATTACTCAATGTCCGGGAAGCCACCGCCAAACAGCTGAACGAGAATAAGGAAATTGAGAGTATAAAAAAGATCCTTGGTTTACAGCAAAATAAGCAGTATGACAGTGTCAAGCAATTGAGATATGGTCACCTGATGATAATGACTGATCAGGATTATGATGGCTCCCACATTAAGGGTTTGCTGATCAACTTCATGTATTATTTCTGGCCATCATTACTCaaagttccatctttcatggTTGAGTTTATAACTCCTATTGTGAAGGTCGGTTGGTATACTTCATTAATTGGTCCATACAATTAGAAAATTTTCTATTAAAAATCATGGTTTAATTTTTGGTGCTCTTTCTTCAGGCTACGCATAATAATGGAAGAGTTTTAGCTTTTTATACCATGCCTGAGTATCAGTCATGGAAAGAAAGTTTAAATGGAAATGCAAGTGGCTGGACAATCAAGTACTATAAGGTTTGTGTTTATTAGGATAAAGGTGATTAGGATATGTACAATCTTATACTGCACTCTAAAGACTATTTAGTGTTGTTTTTCTGCTTTACCGATGGAATTGATAATTTGATGCAGGGTTTAGGCACAAATGACAAAAGAGAAGCAAAAGAGTACTTCACGAATATTGCAATGCACAGGAAAGATTTTGCATGGATAGATGATCAAGATGGAAATGCCATAGAGCTTGCATTCAGCAAGAAGAAGATTGAAGACAGAAAGAACTGGCTGCGGCAATTTGAGGTGAGAGGGCCTGTTTATGTGCTGTTTTgtcacatgttttttttttctttttttttttttttttcccattCTCTTTTAACCTTTTGTTCTAATTATATTTTGACAGAATCTGATAATTTGCTTTTATTTTGCAGCCTGGCACTCACCTTGATCAGAAAATGAAGCTTATAAAATACAGTGACTTTATCAACAAGGAGCTTATTTTGTTTTCTGTGGCAGATCTCCAGAGATCAATACCCTGCATGGTTGACGGCCTAAAGCCATCTCAAAGGAAGATACTTTTCAGTTGTTTCAAGAGGAACTTGGTCAAAGACATCAAAGTTAGCCAGTTTCAAGGTTATGTATCTGAGAAATCTGCTTATCACCATGGTGAGCAAAGTCTTAATACTACAATCATTGGAATGGCTCAGAATTTCGTTGGGAGTAATAACATCAACCTTCTTGCGCCGAAAGGACAATTTGGCACACGTTGCATGGTATTATTTAAATCATGTTATAAAATACAACCAAATCATATTTCAGATTAAATTATTTGTGGAAGGATGGATAGATCAATGATTTTTATGTGTATGAACCATTTCTTTACAGGGAGGCAAAGATCATGCAAGCGCACGTTATATTTTTACTTGTCTTTCCCCTATTACAAGGTTCCTGTTCCCCAAGGACGATGACCGCCTTTTGGACTACTTAGAAGAAGATGGCCTTTCTATCGAACCCACTTGGTAACTTATGAATTGCAATGTGGATTTAAGAAAAATGGTGAAAATCACCTAATATTTTTCCTATTTGGGTATGCTCACCTAATATTTTTCCTATGTAGGTATGCCCCAATTATACCGATGGTTCTTGTGAATGGTTCTGAGGGAATTGGAACTGGGTGGAGCACTTTCATTCCCAATTTCAACCCAAGAGATATTGTTGCAAACTTGAGGCGTCTACTTAATAATGAAGAGATGGAACGTATGCATCCTTGGTATAGAGGGTTTAGAGGAACAATTGAATTAGGTGCTGCAAAGGAAAGTGGTTTTAGCTATGCTGTCAATGGAATTATTGAGGAAGTGAATGAGACAACTGTCAGGATAACGGAATTGCCAGTCCGTAGGTGGACTGAAGATTACAAAGATTTTTTGAGTTCTGTCATGGACGGTTTTAGAGATGAAAAGGGCAACTTACCAAAGGATGCTTTTGTTAAGGTATATACATGTGTCCTCTGAAGGGTTTTGTGTACTTCCATTTAACTCTCTCTTATGCACAATGTTCTTCTGATTGCAGGATTTTAAGAAGTACGGAGATGATGTAAGTGTATGTTTTGAAGTCCTCTTGTCCGAGGAGAAGATGAAAGAAGCCAAGGAAGAGGGtttgttaaagaaattcaaattaACAACTACAGTTAGCACTAGTAACATGCACCTGTTCGATCCAAAAGGCATCATTAAGAGATATGGAAGCCCTGAAGAAAGTATGAGTTAGATATTATGGATCTGTTTTAGGGATTATTTTATGGTAGATTAGAGAGTTGTTTCTTATTTCTACATGTTTTTATCTGCAGTCCTTGAAGAATTTTTTCACTTGAGGTTGGAATGTTATGAGAAGAGAAAGGTAAGTGCATTTTTGGGTTGTAGAAATAACTAGCAGTTTCTTAAATTCTTTTACTACCTCCTATTGAAGTGGAGGTTCTTGATTATGTAATGCCTTCTTGCAGAAATTAAAGCTTGCAGAACTTGAAATGGAGGCACTGATATTGGAAAACAAAGTGAGATTTATCCTTGGGGTTGTAAGGGGGGAAATTATTGTAAACAACAGAAAGAGAGCTGATCTGTTCTTGGAGCTGCATCAGAAAGGTTTCACCCCTGTCCCAAAAAAGAAATCTGTTGAATCCGTGGTTGTTGGGGCAACTGATGATACAGACGAGCAGGAAGAGAGAGATGAAGCGACAGTCAGTTCCAATGGAGTACGGGCCAGTGATTATGAGTATTTACTGTCTATGCCCATTGGAAGCTTGACCCTTGAGAGGGTTCAGAGATTGTGTGATGACcagaataaaataaatgaagaaCTTGACAAGTTAAGGAAGATGAGTCCCAAAGATTTATGGTTATTGGATCTTGATGCTTTGGAGCTTGAACTTGAGGTATGGACCCTGAAATTtacttattttgttttgtttcacTCTCTGTTTAGTTGCCATCTTACAATGTCAAAATTTGTTTTTGTTCCTGATTTTCGGTTAAATTCAGAAACTGGATGCTGAGGAAGGGGACGAGAGAAAGAAATCAGAAAGTCGAATAAATGGTCAAGGTGGTTTTAAGGTTTCTAAACAAGCACCCAAACAACCAAGGAAGAACAATAAGGCAACCAAAAATGCAGAAGCTGCTTCAGAGACAATGGGAAAACCATCCAGTTCTGCAATGGAAACAGGTTAGTGTTATGTTTCTTAGAAATCTTTTgtgtatataatataatacatataaataCTAAGTAAAAAATCATCTTGATCATCAGAAATTGCTCCTGAGGTAGTGAAACCGAAAGGAAGAGCTGGTTCAAAGAAAGCTCCTGCTGCTAAGGTACATCTCTTGCATTTTCCCTGTTTATTTCCCTTGCCTTCACATAACTAATATTTAGTCATCTGTATGTCCACAGCAAAAATCCAATTCTgattcagatgatgatgaagttGAAGCATTGAAAGAAAGACTTAAGGCGTATAAACTTGATTCATCACCTGAACAATCAACTGAAGACATGGTGACTGATGTGCCTGGAAAACCTGCAAAGAAAGGCCCAACCAAAAGGGCTGCTGCTTCAAAGAAGCCTGTGAAAACTGTTTTTTCAGATATATCCGACGATGAAGATGATGTGATAGGACTGAGTGAAGACTCGGATCTAGAAGTGGTGCCTGCTGCAGAAGCAAAAAAGAAGGGAGGAAGAAAACCTGCTGCAAAACCCACGGCAGCTAAGCCCCCTGCAGGCGCAAAGAAAAGAGGACCAACTCCAAAGCAGTCTCAGGATCAGAAGCTTATAACTGAAATGTTGAAACCTGCTGAGGATTCAGGAATATCACCggagaagaaagtgaggaaaatgAGAGCATCCCCCTTCAATAAGAAGAGTAGTTCTATTCTGGGAAGGACTTTTAACAACAAGGAAAATGAAGAGACCAGTAGTTCTGGCTCTGGTAGCTTGGAAGAAATGGCAGCAAGAGCTAGACCAAAGAGGGCGAACCGTACACAGGCTAAGTATGTGATAAGCGACTCTGACAGTGAAGAGGATGATGCTATTAAACTTTCGGACGATGAAAGTGAAGATGTTGATGCTTTCAGTGAAGATGAAGACTGAGTTTGAGTTAACAACTTAGCTTCTGTTGAGTTTTATTATTTGTAAAAGTCTAGgtactcaattttatttttctcctTACTCTAATCTGATAGCTTATGGTTTCCAGCAACTTAAGtaacataaaataataatatgataATTCAGCCAATGTTTTATtactatatattattattagttagtATATCTCTTCCTAGATGAAAGAGCCGCCTGGAACTACCCCTTTTCAGGCTGTATTTTGGTGATCGGACACCATCCCTCCGGCATTGAACAGCGCAACAGATATAATGCTACCTTTATTTGAATGCAGGATACATTTTGCAGCAGGCTATAAGACAGAATTAGAGCATAGATTGGCATCTGTCAAACTGAGTCCTTATATGGTTCCTGGTGATATGTTCAAGGGTAGGACAGCCCGAAAGTGCCATGGTCAGTTCAAGCTCATCCTTCAGCATCTCAATCACTTTTCTGGCTCCATTTTCTCCATTCACTGCCAGCCCATAGATAACTGGCCTACCAACCTGTGAAAAATTAGTTCACCTCGTTAAAATACGATTCAATTAGAACTGCATTACGTGTTTTTGATGTATATGCTTACAAGTACTGCTTTTGCACCGAGGGCTAGAGCCTTGAAAACATCAGTTCCTCGGCGCACTCCTCCATCAAGGAGAACAGGAACTTTGCCTCCAACAGCATCAACAACCTTCAATCAAAGGAAAaaacattaactcatcaaatcaGTATATTATCTAGGAaaacattaactcatcaaactGAGTCACCTCTTCCAGGGCTGAAATAGTTGCAGGACTATAGTCTAGCTGCCGAGCTCCATGATTGGAGACAATAATTCCTCCAACGCCTACTTCAATGGCTTTCATGGCTgtttaataataatagtaataaattAACAAGTTGTTTGAACATGGAGACCAATATCCTAAGCTGGTTTGATTTTACCGTCTTCACGAGTGAGTATTCCCTTGATCAGAATTGGTAAACTTGTAATAGATTTTAACCATGTTACATCCTGCAATGGAATGGAAATATTCATTACTAAAACAAATTTGTTCTCAATCAATCAGTTTGAGATTGATTACACTCTTTGCGCCTTTCCCAATTAAGGTTTGCTGCATACGCACTAGAATTAACCTCGACATCTAGTTTAAGAAACTGTGACACCTTTCAACTCAATCGAACCTTAATCGGTAGTAGAACAAATTGGACTTGTTTTACTGGTTTATTAC
The window above is part of the Euphorbia lathyris chromosome 3, ddEupLath1.1, whole genome shotgun sequence genome. Proteins encoded here:
- the LOC136223106 gene encoding DNA topoisomerase 2, whose protein sequence is MAETVPLKTSNIANIGGRGKTIEDIYQKKSQLEHILLRPDTYIGSIEKHTQALWVYEDEKMVNRQISYVPGLYKIFDEILVNAADNKQRDPSMDSLKVVIDVENNLISVYNNGNGVPIEIHKEEGVYVPELIFGHLLTSSNYDDTEKKTTGGRNGYGAKLTNIFSTEFIIETADGSRLKKYKQVFSNNMGKKSEPVITKCKQGENWTKVSYKPDLAKFSMVMLEDDVVALMRKRVIDMAGCLGQSVKVELNGKRVPIKSFQDYVKLFLVPESGSSNAPTSFYQKVGERWEICVSTTEGQFQQVSFVNSIATIKGGTHVDYITNQIANYVVGVVKKKSKNANIKPHNVKSYLWVFVNALIDNPAFDSQTKETLTLRQSNFGSKCELPEEFLKKVSKSDIVENLLSWAKFKLDKDLKKSDGSKRGRVIIPKLEDANEAGSKNSHKCTLILTEGDSAKTLAISGLGALPQDIRDLYGVFPLRGKLLNVREATAKQLNENKEIESIKKILGLQQNKQYDSVKQLRYGHLMIMTDQDYDGSHIKGLLINFMYYFWPSLLKVPSFMVEFITPIVKATHNNGRVLAFYTMPEYQSWKESLNGNASGWTIKYYKGLGTNDKREAKEYFTNIAMHRKDFAWIDDQDGNAIELAFSKKKIEDRKNWLRQFEPGTHLDQKMKLIKYSDFINKELILFSVADLQRSIPCMVDGLKPSQRKILFSCFKRNLVKDIKVSQFQGYVSEKSAYHHGEQSLNTTIIGMAQNFVGSNNINLLAPKGQFGTRCMGGKDHASARYIFTCLSPITRFLFPKDDDRLLDYLEEDGLSIEPTWYAPIIPMVLVNGSEGIGTGWSTFIPNFNPRDIVANLRRLLNNEEMERMHPWYRGFRGTIELGAAKESGFSYAVNGIIEEVNETTVRITELPVRRWTEDYKDFLSSVMDGFRDEKGNLPKDAFVKDFKKYGDDVSVCFEVLLSEEKMKEAKEEGLLKKFKLTTTVSTSNMHLFDPKGIIKRYGSPEEILEEFFHLRLECYEKRKKLKLAELEMEALILENKVRFILGVVRGEIIVNNRKRADLFLELHQKGFTPVPKKKSVESVVVGATDDTDEQEERDEATVSSNGVRASDYEYLLSMPIGSLTLERVQRLCDDQNKINEELDKLRKMSPKDLWLLDLDALELELEKLDAEEGDERKKSESRINGQGGFKVSKQAPKQPRKNNKATKNAEAASETMGKPSSSAMETEIAPEVVKPKGRAGSKKAPAAKQKSNSDSDDDEVEALKERLKAYKLDSSPEQSTEDMVTDVPGKPAKKGPTKRAAASKKPVKTVFSDISDDEDDVIGLSEDSDLEVVPAAEAKKKGGRKPAAKPTAAKPPAGAKKRGPTPKQSQDQKLITEMLKPAEDSGISPEKKVRKMRASPFNKKSSSILGRTFNNKENEETSSSGSGSLEEMAARARPKRANRTQAKYVISDSDSEEDDAIKLSDDESEDVDAFSEDED